One window of Paralichthys olivaceus isolate ysfri-2021 chromosome 20, ASM2471397v2, whole genome shotgun sequence genomic DNA carries:
- the LOC109631800 gene encoding ras-related protein Rab-5A encodes MANRGGATRPNGPNAGNKICQFKLVLLGESAVGKSSLVLRFVKGQFHEFQESTIGAAFLTQTVCLDDTTVKFEIWDTAGQERYHSLAPMYYRGAQAAIVVYDITNEESFARAKNWVKELQRQASPNIVIALSGNKADLASKRAVDFQDAQSYADDNSLLFMETSAKTSMNVNEIFMDIAKRLPKSEPQAAGANTGRTRGVDLTEAAQPAKAPCCSN; translated from the exons ATGGCCAATCGGGGAGGAGCTACGAGACCCAATGGACCCAACGCAGGGAACAAGATCTGTCAGTTTAAGCTGGTGCTGTTGGGGGAGTCAGCTGTTGGAAAGTCCAGCTTAGTGCTTCGCTTCGTCAAGGGCCAGTTCCATGAATTCCAGGAGAGCACAATAGGAG CGGCCTTTCTCACTCAAACGGTGTGTCTAGATGACACAACAGTGAAATTCGAAATCTGGGACACTGCAGGCCAGGAGCGTTACCACAGTTTGGCACCCATGTATTACAGAGGAGCACAGGCGGCCATTGTGGTCTACGACATCACAAACGAG GAATCCTTCGCACGGGCTAAGAACTGggtgaaggagctgcagagacaagCCAGCCCAAATATTGTCATCGCTCTGTCAGGCAACAAAGCTGACTTAGCCAGCAAGAGAGCTGTCGACTTCCAg GATGCCCAGTCCTACGCAGATGACAACAGCTTACTTTTCATGGAAACATCAGCTAAGACTTCTATGAATGTGAACGAGATATTTATGGATATTG CGAAGAGATTGCCGAAGAGTGAGCCTCAGGCTGCAGGAGCAAATACCGGACGCACCCGGGGAGTGGACTTGACAGAAGCCGCCCAGCCAGCCAAGGCTCCGTGCTGCAGTAACTAA
- the kat2b gene encoding histone acetyltransferase KAT2B codes for MADSAGIQQGSPAIGAAGLVPAAPGAGGTEGSGAAGGSARIAVKKAQLRSSPRPKKLEKLGVYSSCKAEGACKCNGWKSQNPPPTPPRTDQQSNAVNLQEPCRSCSHTLGDHVTHLENVSEEEMNRLLGIVLDVEYLYTCVHKEEDADTKQVYFSLFKLLRKSILQMGKPTLEAQESPPFEKPSIEQGVNNFVQYKFSHLPSKERQTIMELAKMFLNQINYWQLETPSQRRQRVPTDDAAGYKANYTRWLCYCNVPQFCDSLPRYETTQIFGRTLLRSVFTVMRKQLLEQARQEKDKLPPEKRTLILTHFPKFLSMLEEEVYSHSSPIWSQDFLAGASGGQIPIHTVISAPPVARPLYYSTSPVSVDPTTCGSVSPARKTVLESNPVGEKRKPSEPLPHEENKRPRAVGDIPMELINEVMATIADPAAIPETSLLSAHSARDEAARLEERRGVIEFHVIGNSLNQKPNKRILMWLVGLQNVFSHQLPRMPKEYITRLVFDPKHKTLSLIKDGRVIGGICFRMFPSQGFTEIVFCAVTSNEQVKGYGTHLMNHLKEYHIKHEILNFLTYADEYAIGYFKKQGFSKDIKVPKAKYVGYIKDYEGATLMGCELNPSIPYTEFSIIIKKQKEIIKKLIERKQAQIRKVYPGLSCFKEGVRQIPIESIPGIRETGWKPVGKGKELKDPDQLYSTLKTILQHVKSHQNAWPFMEPVKKTEAPGYYQVIRFPMDLKTMSERLKSRYYTTRKLFMADMQRIFTNCREYNPPESEYYKCANLLEKFFYTKIKEAGLIEK; via the exons ATGGCCGACAGCGCCGGGATCCAGCAGGGTTCGCCGGCCATCGGGGCCGCGGGCTTGGTTCCGGCCGCTCCTGGAGCCGGGGGTACGGAGGGCTCTGGCGCCGCTGGAGGATCCGCACGTATCGCCGTGAAGAAGGCGCAACTCCGCTCCTCACCTCGGCCGAAGAAACTGGAGAAACTCGGCGTGTATTCCTCCTGCAAA GCTGAAGGAGCCTGTAAGTGTAATGGCTGGAAGAGTCAGAACCCCCCTCCCACTCCCCCCCGAACTGACCAGCAGTCCAACGCAGTCAACCTGCAGGAGCCCTGTCGCAGCTGCTCTCACACTTTGG GTGATCACGTGACGCATCTAGAAAACGTgtcagaggaggaaatgaacaGGCTTCTCGGTATCGTCCTAGACGTGGAGTACCTCTACACTTGTGTTCACAAAGAGGAGGATGCTGACACTAAGCAGGTCTACTTCTCCCTCTTCAAA CTGCTGAGGAAATCCATTCTTCAAATGGGTAAACCGACGTTAGAAGCACAGGAGAGTCCTCCGTTTGAGAAACCCAGTATTGAGCAG GGGGTGAACAATTTTGTCCAGTACAAGTTCAGCCACCTACCGTCTAAGGAACGTCAAACAATCATGGAGCTTGCTAAGATGTTTCTCAACCAGATCAACTACTGGCAGCTGGAGACGCCCTCTCAGAGACGCCAGAGGGTGCCTACTGACGACGCCGCTGGATACAAAGCCAACTACACCAG ATGGCTCTGCTACTGCAACGTGCCTCAGTTCTGCGACAGCCTTCCCCGGTACGAGACCACGCAGATCTTTGGGCGGACACTGCTGCGCTCGGTTTTCACTGTGATGAGGAAACAACTGCTAGAGCAGGCGCGACAGGAAAAGGACAAGCTGCCACCTGAGAAACGCACACTTATTCTCACACACTTTCCCAA GTTCTTGTCtatgctggaggaggaggtgtacAGCCACAGCTCTCCCATCTGGAGCCAAGACTTCTTGGCAGGAGCATCGGGGGGGCAGATCCCTATTCACACAG TTATCAGCGCGCCCCCCGTGGCCAGGCCATTGTACTACAGCACCAGCCCCGTGTCAGTGGACCCAACCACCTGTGGCAGTGTCAGTCCAGCCAGGAAAACTGTGTTGGAGTCAAACCCAG TGGGAGAGAAGCGTAAACCCTCCGAGCCCCTTCCCCATGAGGAAAACAAGAGACCGCGGGCGGTGGGTGACATCCCCATGGAGCTCATCAATGAGGTGATGGCAACCATCGCCGACCCTGCTGCCATTCCTGAG ACCAGTCTGCTGTCAGCTCACTCTGCACGTGATGAAGCTGCCCGTTTGGAGGAGCGCAGGGGGGTGATCGAGTTCCATGTCATTGGTAACTCCTTAAACCAGAAGCCCAATAAGCGGATCCTGATGTGGCTCGTCGGCCTCCAGAACGTGTTCTCCCACCAGCTCCCCCGCATGCCCAAAGAGTACATCACACGACTGGTGTTCGATCC GAAGCACAAGACGCTGTCGCTGATCAAGGACGGCCGCGTGATCGGAGGGATCTGCTTCCGCATGTTTCCATCGCAGGGCTTCACAGAAATCGTCTTCTGTGCAGTCACCTCCAACGAACAAGTCAAG ggttATGGAACCCATCTGATGAACCACCTGAAGGAATATCACATCAAGCACGAAATCCTCAACTTTCTCACTTATGCTGATGAGTACGCCATCGGCTACTTCAAGAAACAG gGTTTCTCAAAGGACATCAAAGTTCCCAAGGCCAAGTATGTGGGCTACATCAAGGACTACGAGGGAGCCACACTCATGGGCTGTGAACTCAACCCCAGCATCCCCTACACAGAGTTCTCCATTATCATCAAGAAGCAGAAGGAG ATCATTAAGAAACTGATAGAGAGGAAACAGGCTCAGATCAGAAAAGTCTACCCCGGACTTTCCTGTTTTAAGGAAGGAGTTCGGCAGATTCCCATAGAAAGCATTCCTGGCATAC GTGAAACTGGCTGGAAACCTGTGGGCAAAGG GAAGGAATTGAAGGACCCTGATCAACTGTACAGCACTCTGAAGACCATCCTTCAACATGTGAAG AGTCACCAGAACGCCTGGCCGTTCATGGAACCTGTGAAGAAAACAGAGGCACCTGGGTACTATCAAGTGATTCGCTTCCCCATGG aTCTGAAGACAATGAGCGAGCGCCTGAAGAGCAGGTACTACACGACGCGCAAGTTGTTCATGGCCGACATGCAGCGCATCTTCACCAACTGTCGAGAGTACAACCCTCCGGAGAGCGAGTACTACAAGTGCGCCAATCTACTGGAGAAGTTCTTCTACACCAAGATTAAAGAGGCCGGCCTCATTGAGAAgtag
- the sgo1 gene encoding shugoshin 1 isoform X2: MVKERAQKKSFQQSLEDIKDKMKEKRNKRLASATAPSRGRPRIIHKSSGVISTHNILNGVQQNNKALAVALQSEKEKVRQANAVILQLKREQQALFLHLLLLKRKLKEQEALTASTSETKATNISVEPQHHRNSARRKRTNQNPDEPVVCKASPISAEPQTSGQRGCDKQATLPSSVGVRRRHTDRRNNRRSERVQEQRLLSGGDAAACLETLIASPIQGDEKNPNQPQLGPESELADLIDNEEFQHSTPEQVPPKKINHQQPNRKQAQREPRTKPEAPARKAERGRRPERAQLKKPWENPKPRTRSKSRDRSATRSRAAPPSQGNKLNTSLGFNDTFDFDCEETVHVTPFKAKAEDSQPATPISEEAPQREQAQTDAPHVTSRLNESSSSSPSSESEDSLYVPQKTRGRQTSLGKTKGITTRRGRPRQKENIPPKKEISVFRDEESSPKTAEPEEKEGHLPHCPDLSFSNSPNPEGVEQEHHQEPHSEMMEEDCLLPVSPLVEAEMMRIDNVLSNFRDSTSDTPLLPHQTPQRIKACKKPYRKYPSDGRCSTPVPTRKRRCTMVVDYKEPSLNAKLRRGDKFTDLQFLSSPIFKEKTDRGSVQKSRNSVSGKQTFEKYNESFVGCR; the protein is encoded by the exons ATGGTGAAAGAACGGGCCCAGAAGAAGTCCTTCCAGCAGAGTCTGGAGGACATCAAGGACaagatgaaagagaagaggaacaaACGGCTGGCGAGTGCCACGGCTCCCAGCAGAGGACGACCCAGAATCATTCACAAAAGCAGCG GGGTCATCTCCACACACAACATCCTGAACGGTGTCCAGCAGAACAACAAGGCGCTGGCTGTAGCCCTGCAgtctgaaaaggaaaaagtgaGACAAGCCAACGCAGTGATCCTGCAGCTGAAACGAGAGCAACAGGCTCTGTTCCTTCACCTGCTCCTGCTCAAGAGGAAGCTCAAGGAGCAGGAAGCCCTGACAGCGAGCACCTCAGAG ACAAAAGCTACAAACATCTCCGTTGAACCTCAGCACCACAGGAATTCAGCAAG gagAAAGCGGACCAACCAGAACCCTGATGAGCCTGTTGTGTGCAAAGCCTCACCAATTAGTGCAG AGCCTCAGACCTCTGGACAACGTGGATGTGACAAGCAGGCTACTTTACCATCCTCAGTGGGTGTACGTCGTCGGCACACTGACAGAAGAAACAACAGGAGGTCTGAGCGTGTGCAGGAACAGAGGTTGTTGAGTGGGGGTGACGCCGCAGCATGCTTAGAGACTTTAATAGCGAGTCCTATTCAGggtgatgaaaaaaatccaaatcagCCACAGCTTGGTCCAGAATCAGAACTTGCAGATCTCATTGACAATGAAGAGTTTCAGCACTCTACCCCTGAACAAGTCCCACCTAAAAAAATCAACCACCAGCAGCCCAACAGGAAACAAGCCCAGCGAGAGCCGCGCACCAAACCAGAGGCGCCTGCACGGAAAGCTGAGAGAGGCCGCAGACCAGAGCGTGCTCAGTTAAAGAAACCATGGGAGAATCCCAAACCCAGAACCCGCTCCAAGAGTCGGGACCGTTCAGCCACGCGTTCCAGAGCAGCACCTCCATCGCAGGGCAATAAGCTCAACACATCACTGGGATTTAATGACACGTTTGACTTCGACTGTGAAGAGACGGTACACGTCACACCGTTCAAGGCGAAGGCTGAGGACAGTCAACCGGCCACACCAATCAGTGAAGAGGCTCCGCAAAGAGAACAGGCCCAGACTGATGCACCACATGTCACTTCCAGACTGAATGAGTCGAGCtcgtcatcaccatcatctgAATCTGAGGACAGCCTTTATGTTCCTCAAAAAACCAGGGGGAGACAGACTTCACTGGGCAAGACCAAAGGGATCACCACCCGTAGAGGCCGGCCcagacaaaaggaaaacatcCCTCCAAAAAAAGAGATCTCTG tCTTTAGAGATGAGGAATCAAGTCCTAAGACTGCAGAGCCTGAAGAGAAAGAAGGTCATCTCCCTCACTGCCCTGATTTGAGCTTCTCTAACAGCCCTAACCCTGAGGGGGTGGAACAGGAACATCACCAAG AACCTCACAGtgagatgatggaggaggatTGTTTGCTTCCTGTCAGCCCACTGGTTGAAGCTGAGATGATGAGAATAGACAACGTCCTGTCCAACTTCAGAGATTCCACCAGCGACACTCCTCTTTTACCACATCAAACACCTCAGCGGATCAAGGCGTGCAAGAAAC CCTATCGCAAGTACCCCTCTGATGGCAGATGCTCCACTCCTGTCCCCACTCGCAAGCGGCGCTGCACCATGGTGGTGGACTACAAGGAGCCCTCGCTGAATGC GAAACTTCGGCGGGGAGACAAATTCACAGACCTGCAGTTCCTCAGTTCTCCTATATTCAAGGAGAAGACTGACAGGGGGTCTGTGCAGAAATCAAGGAACTCTGTGAGCGGCAAGCAGACGTTTGAGAAATACAATGAGTCATTTGTCGGCTGTCGCTGA
- the sgo1 gene encoding shugoshin 1 isoform X1, with the protein MVKERAQKKSFQQSLEDIKDKMKEKRNKRLASATAPSRGRPRIIHKSSGVISTHNILNGVQQNNKALAVALQSEKEKVRQANAVILQLKREQQALFLHLLLLKRKLKEQEALTASTSETKATNISVEPQHHRNSARRKRTNQNPDEPVVCKASPISAEPQTSGQRGCDKQATLPSSVGVRRRHTDRRNNRRSERVQEQRLLSGGDAAACLETLIASPIQGDEKNPNQPQLGPESELADLIDNEEFQHSTPEQVPPKKINHQQPNRKQAQREPRTKPEAPARKAERGRRPERAQLKKPWENPKPRTRSKSRDRSATRSRAAPPSQGNKLNTSLGFNDTFDFDCEETVHVTPFKAKAEDSQPATPISEEAPQREQAQTDAPHVTSRLNESSSSSPSSESEDSLYVPQKTRGRQTSLGKTKGITTRRGRPRQKENIPPKKEISVFRDEESSPKTAEPEEKEGHLPHCPDLSFSNSPNPEGVEQEHHQEPHSEMMEEDCLLPVSPLVEAEMMRIDNVLSNFRDSTSDTPLLPHQTPQRIKACKKRGLGVRTAGRGLSLCDMTNMSPAAYRKYPSDGRCSTPVPTRKRRCTMVVDYKEPSLNAKLRRGDKFTDLQFLSSPIFKEKTDRGSVQKSRNSVSGKQTFEKYNESFVGCR; encoded by the exons ATGGTGAAAGAACGGGCCCAGAAGAAGTCCTTCCAGCAGAGTCTGGAGGACATCAAGGACaagatgaaagagaagaggaacaaACGGCTGGCGAGTGCCACGGCTCCCAGCAGAGGACGACCCAGAATCATTCACAAAAGCAGCG GGGTCATCTCCACACACAACATCCTGAACGGTGTCCAGCAGAACAACAAGGCGCTGGCTGTAGCCCTGCAgtctgaaaaggaaaaagtgaGACAAGCCAACGCAGTGATCCTGCAGCTGAAACGAGAGCAACAGGCTCTGTTCCTTCACCTGCTCCTGCTCAAGAGGAAGCTCAAGGAGCAGGAAGCCCTGACAGCGAGCACCTCAGAG ACAAAAGCTACAAACATCTCCGTTGAACCTCAGCACCACAGGAATTCAGCAAG gagAAAGCGGACCAACCAGAACCCTGATGAGCCTGTTGTGTGCAAAGCCTCACCAATTAGTGCAG AGCCTCAGACCTCTGGACAACGTGGATGTGACAAGCAGGCTACTTTACCATCCTCAGTGGGTGTACGTCGTCGGCACACTGACAGAAGAAACAACAGGAGGTCTGAGCGTGTGCAGGAACAGAGGTTGTTGAGTGGGGGTGACGCCGCAGCATGCTTAGAGACTTTAATAGCGAGTCCTATTCAGggtgatgaaaaaaatccaaatcagCCACAGCTTGGTCCAGAATCAGAACTTGCAGATCTCATTGACAATGAAGAGTTTCAGCACTCTACCCCTGAACAAGTCCCACCTAAAAAAATCAACCACCAGCAGCCCAACAGGAAACAAGCCCAGCGAGAGCCGCGCACCAAACCAGAGGCGCCTGCACGGAAAGCTGAGAGAGGCCGCAGACCAGAGCGTGCTCAGTTAAAGAAACCATGGGAGAATCCCAAACCCAGAACCCGCTCCAAGAGTCGGGACCGTTCAGCCACGCGTTCCAGAGCAGCACCTCCATCGCAGGGCAATAAGCTCAACACATCACTGGGATTTAATGACACGTTTGACTTCGACTGTGAAGAGACGGTACACGTCACACCGTTCAAGGCGAAGGCTGAGGACAGTCAACCGGCCACACCAATCAGTGAAGAGGCTCCGCAAAGAGAACAGGCCCAGACTGATGCACCACATGTCACTTCCAGACTGAATGAGTCGAGCtcgtcatcaccatcatctgAATCTGAGGACAGCCTTTATGTTCCTCAAAAAACCAGGGGGAGACAGACTTCACTGGGCAAGACCAAAGGGATCACCACCCGTAGAGGCCGGCCcagacaaaaggaaaacatcCCTCCAAAAAAAGAGATCTCTG tCTTTAGAGATGAGGAATCAAGTCCTAAGACTGCAGAGCCTGAAGAGAAAGAAGGTCATCTCCCTCACTGCCCTGATTTGAGCTTCTCTAACAGCCCTAACCCTGAGGGGGTGGAACAGGAACATCACCAAG AACCTCACAGtgagatgatggaggaggatTGTTTGCTTCCTGTCAGCCCACTGGTTGAAGCTGAGATGATGAGAATAGACAACGTCCTGTCCAACTTCAGAGATTCCACCAGCGACACTCCTCTTTTACCACATCAAACACCTCAGCGGATCAAGGCGTGCAAGAAAC GTGGGCTTGGTGTAAGGACAGCAGGGCGGGGCTTGAGTCTGTGTGATATGACCAATATGTCCCCTGCAGCCTATCGCAAGTACCCCTCTGATGGCAGATGCTCCACTCCTGTCCCCACTCGCAAGCGGCGCTGCACCATGGTGGTGGACTACAAGGAGCCCTCGCTGAATGC GAAACTTCGGCGGGGAGACAAATTCACAGACCTGCAGTTCCTCAGTTCTCCTATATTCAAGGAGAAGACTGACAGGGGGTCTGTGCAGAAATCAAGGAACTCTGTGAGCGGCAAGCAGACGTTTGAGAAATACAATGAGTCATTTGTCGGCTGTCGCTGA